A part of Anolis sagrei isolate rAnoSag1 chromosome 3, rAnoSag1.mat, whole genome shotgun sequence genomic DNA contains:
- the LOC132772156 gene encoding gap junction beta-6 protein-like, with the protein MDWGTLQAVLGGVNKHSTSIGKIWLTVLFIFRIMILVVAAEEVWGDEQDDFVCNTLQPGCRNVCYDYFFPISHIRLWALQLIFVSTPALLVAMHVAYRRHEKKKKLQRGDKNCEYKNIEEIKRQRFHIEGPLWWTYTTSILFRLIFEASFMYIFYYMYQGYHMPRLLKCSIWPCPNIVDCFVSRPTEKTVFTIFMIAVSGICILLNVTEFSYLLLKFCVRRSRRARTPKNHTNHETKEESKQNEMNELISDSCQNTVTGFPTS; encoded by the coding sequence ATGGACTGGGGAACACTGCAGGCTGTTTTAGGAGGGGTAAACAAACATTCGACTAGTATTGGGAAGATATGGCTGACGGTGTTGTTCATCTTCCGTATTATGATCCTTGTGGTTGCCGCGGAAGAAGTCTGGGGCGACGAGCAAGATGATTTCGTCTGCAACACTCTGCAACCGGGATGCAGAAATGTCTGCTATGATTATTTCTTCCCCATTTCCCACATCCGACTTTGGGCCCTCCAactcatctttgtctctactccTGCCCTTTTGGTGGCAATGCACGTTGCGTACAGAAGGCACgagaagaaaaagaagctccAAAGAGGAGACAAAAACTGTGAATATAAGAACATCGAAGAAATCAAGAGACAGAGGTTTCATATTGAGGGACCCTTATGGTGGACATACACTACCAGTATCTTGTTCAGGCTTATCTTCGAAGCCTCCTTCATGTATATCTTTTACTATATGTACCAGGGGTATCATATGCCTCGCCTGCTGAAATGCAGCATTTGGCCTTGTCCCAACATAGTGGACTGTTTTGTTTCCCGACCCACTGAAAAAACGGTCTTCACCATTTTTATGATTGCAGTGTCCGGCATTTGCATTCTGCTCAATGTCACCGAGTTCTCTTACTTGCTGCTGAAGTTTTGCGTTAGGAGGTCTAGAAGGGCAAGAACCCCAAAGAACCACACCAACCACGAGACCAAAGAGGAAAGTAAACAAAACGAAATGAACGAGCTGATTTCAGATAGTTGCCAGAACACAGTAACAGGATTTCCTACCAGCTAA